From a single Kryptolebias marmoratus isolate JLee-2015 linkage group LG17, ASM164957v2, whole genome shotgun sequence genomic region:
- the LOC108250224 gene encoding uncharacterized protein LOC108250224 isoform X2, whose amino-acid sequence MSTAFVNQHPKHQRVNWRKALRCMHHLTSTDMKGVKPGPVGKMVVVKPVQGRLCQGGLRSTLFRGMTGPLPDLSVLRVAEVYSDLDPLEKLLVTTMGMSVEKPLVDSEFGLVQKGSVLSYQQPKRLTRCIELHQHAPPPPSLPLFTHHLSPAECIWVCTEEEHFHLQSLQLSLDVAHKIETSTRAQSYVHEWHMLRQSRITSSRFREVCRVRGHHTAESLAERIIRGTKETAKMRRGSDMEFQAAKEYTHHYNVNYSPCGLVIHPEAPWLGASPDDLVFDPRETPSFGLVEIKCPNVKSYVDCKYLQITDGIFKLKKTHPYYCQVQGQLLITGLMWCDFFVWAEEDLFVQRLDQDMEVQKIIRQKCDHFYFNIYMQKYLSMRRAAHM is encoded by the exons ATGTCCACCGCATTTGTAAATCAGCATCCAAAGCACCAACGAGTAAATTGGAGAAAGGCTTTAAGATGTATGCATCATCTTACATCCACGGATATGAAG GGTGTAAAACCAGGTCCAGTTGGCAAGATGGTTGTAGTAAAGCCTGTACAGGGTCGACTGTGTCAAGGAGGATTACG GAGTACCCTCTTCAGGGGAATGACTGGCCCTCTTCCTGACCTGTCTGTGCTTCGAGTGGCAGAGGTGTACAGTGATTTGGATCCACTGGAAAAGCTACTGGTGACAACCATGGGGATGAGTGTGGAGAAGCCTCTTGTGGATTCTGAATTTGGACTTGTGCAAAAAGGAAGTGTGCTGTCCTATCAGCAGCCCAAACGCTTAACCCGATGCATAGAGTTACATCAGCAtgctccacctcctccttctcttccacTTTTTACTCATCATCTGTCACCAGCAGAGTGTATCTGGGTATGCACTGAAGAggaacattttcatttgcagAGTTTGCAGTTATCCTTAGATGTGGCTCACAAAATTGAGACATCAACACGAGCCCAGAGCTATGTTCATGAGTGGCACATGCTGCGACAATCAAGAATAACCTCTTCAAGATTTAGGGAGGTGTGTCGTGTGAGAGGTCACCATACTGCTGAATCTCTTGCAGAGCGAATAATCAGGGGTACCAAAGAAACTGCCAAAATGCGGAGAGGTTCAGACATGGAGTTTCAGGCAGCAAAAGAATACACCCACCATTATAATGTCAATTATTCACCTTGTGGACTAGTAATTCACCCTGAGGCCCCGTGGTTAGGTGCCTCCCCTGATGACCTTGTTTTTGACCCCAGGGAGACCCCATCATTTGGCTTGGTTGAAATTAAGTGTCCAAATGTGAAAAGTTATGTTGACTGCAAGTACTTGCAGATCACAGATGggattttcaaattaaagaaaactcatCCTTATTACTGCCAGGTACAAGGCCAACTTCTTATCACGGGTCTTATGTGGTGTGACTTCTTTGTTTGGGCAGAGGAGGATTTATTTGTGCAGCGACTGGATCAAGATATGGAagttcaaaaaataatcagacaaAAATGTGACCACTtctattttaacatttacatgCAGAAGTACCTCTCAATGAGACGGGCAGCACATATGTGA
- the LOC108250224 gene encoding uncharacterized protein LOC108250224 isoform X1, translated as MSTAFVNQHPKHQRVNWRKALRCMHHLTSTDMKVVLRDAVPVIMVTCSCSCVAGTAMCNHTVALLFQTAHFSQLSVPVVPPIHSCTESEQQWHKPRTAGVKPGPVGKMVVVKPVQGRLCQGGLRSTLFRGMTGPLPDLSVLRVAEVYSDLDPLEKLLVTTMGMSVEKPLVDSEFGLVQKGSVLSYQQPKRLTRCIELHQHAPPPPSLPLFTHHLSPAECIWVCTEEEHFHLQSLQLSLDVAHKIETSTRAQSYVHEWHMLRQSRITSSRFREVCRVRGHHTAESLAERIIRGTKETAKMRRGSDMEFQAAKEYTHHYNVNYSPCGLVIHPEAPWLGASPDDLVFDPRETPSFGLVEIKCPNVKSYVDCKYLQITDGIFKLKKTHPYYCQVQGQLLITGLMWCDFFVWAEEDLFVQRLDQDMEVQKIIRQKCDHFYFNIYMQKYLSMRRAAHM; from the exons ATGTCCACCGCATTTGTAAATCAGCATCCAAAGCACCAACGAGTAAATTGGAGAAAGGCTTTAAGATGTATGCATCATCTTACATCCACGGATATGAAG GTAGTCCTCAGAGATGCAGTGCCTGTTATTATGGTGACATGCAGTTGTTCCTGTGTGGCTGGTACTGCCATGTGTAACCATACAGTGGCTCTGCTGTTCCAGACGGCCCACTTCTCCCAACTCAGTGTGCCAGTCGTTCCTCCTATTCACAGCTGTACTGAATCAGAACAACAATGGCACAAACCTCGAACTGCT GGTGTAAAACCAGGTCCAGTTGGCAAGATGGTTGTAGTAAAGCCTGTACAGGGTCGACTGTGTCAAGGAGGATTACG GAGTACCCTCTTCAGGGGAATGACTGGCCCTCTTCCTGACCTGTCTGTGCTTCGAGTGGCAGAGGTGTACAGTGATTTGGATCCACTGGAAAAGCTACTGGTGACAACCATGGGGATGAGTGTGGAGAAGCCTCTTGTGGATTCTGAATTTGGACTTGTGCAAAAAGGAAGTGTGCTGTCCTATCAGCAGCCCAAACGCTTAACCCGATGCATAGAGTTACATCAGCAtgctccacctcctccttctcttccacTTTTTACTCATCATCTGTCACCAGCAGAGTGTATCTGGGTATGCACTGAAGAggaacattttcatttgcagAGTTTGCAGTTATCCTTAGATGTGGCTCACAAAATTGAGACATCAACACGAGCCCAGAGCTATGTTCATGAGTGGCACATGCTGCGACAATCAAGAATAACCTCTTCAAGATTTAGGGAGGTGTGTCGTGTGAGAGGTCACCATACTGCTGAATCTCTTGCAGAGCGAATAATCAGGGGTACCAAAGAAACTGCCAAAATGCGGAGAGGTTCAGACATGGAGTTTCAGGCAGCAAAAGAATACACCCACCATTATAATGTCAATTATTCACCTTGTGGACTAGTAATTCACCCTGAGGCCCCGTGGTTAGGTGCCTCCCCTGATGACCTTGTTTTTGACCCCAGGGAGACCCCATCATTTGGCTTGGTTGAAATTAAGTGTCCAAATGTGAAAAGTTATGTTGACTGCAAGTACTTGCAGATCACAGATGggattttcaaattaaagaaaactcatCCTTATTACTGCCAGGTACAAGGCCAACTTCTTATCACGGGTCTTATGTGGTGTGACTTCTTTGTTTGGGCAGAGGAGGATTTATTTGTGCAGCGACTGGATCAAGATATGGAagttcaaaaaataatcagacaaAAATGTGACCACTtctattttaacatttacatgCAGAAGTACCTCTCAATGAGACGGGCAGCACATATGTGA